A DNA window from Thermoanaerobaculales bacterium contains the following coding sequences:
- a CDS encoding MerR family transcriptional regulator: MRDRDDDRTFSAADVKREAGLSYRQVNDWGRKGALTASRDSDRGWRRFTPSELFVILVCAEIRRTFGVPLESLKWLRANLLDHEFDAFRYSAQQMEHSRLPVLLITDLKTSITIENTLEIADRLHHMWFSGVDEEIGTTGQILLKVNPLVNRVLGALKTPTSIPESDRGYALFFASQPTPAELEILLILRQGKFRKIELMTAGGEVTRVIGYEEFVGLTNDEIKELWTSSPHNTVSVTTSDGKVRRVNRELSILLKMAAPNFHRETPAEVLGKNK; the protein is encoded by the coding sequence GTGAGAGACCGAGACGACGACCGCACGTTCTCAGCAGCAGACGTCAAGCGTGAAGCCGGACTCTCATATCGTCAGGTAAATGACTGGGGGCGGAAGGGAGCCCTTACCGCTTCGCGCGACTCAGATCGCGGATGGCGCAGGTTCACACCTTCCGAGCTGTTCGTGATCCTGGTTTGCGCTGAGATCAGGCGCACCTTCGGAGTGCCGCTTGAATCTCTGAAGTGGCTTCGTGCGAACCTGCTCGATCACGAGTTCGATGCATTCCGTTACTCAGCGCAACAGATGGAGCACTCACGCCTACCAGTGCTACTAATCACGGACCTCAAGACCTCGATCACAATCGAAAACACGCTCGAAATCGCCGATCGCCTTCATCACATGTGGTTCTCTGGCGTGGACGAGGAAATTGGTACGACGGGACAGATCCTACTGAAGGTGAACCCACTAGTTAACCGCGTCCTCGGGGCGCTCAAGACACCAACATCGATACCCGAATCCGATCGAGGCTACGCTCTGTTCTTCGCGTCGCAGCCCACCCCCGCCGAGTTGGAGATTCTCCTCATTCTCAGACAGGGGAAGTTCAGGAAGATCGAACTCATGACTGCCGGCGGCGAGGTGACCCGAGTGATCGGCTACGAAGAATTCGTGGGTCTCACCAACGATGAGATCAAAGAACTATGGACGAGTTCGCCGCACAACACAGTGTCCGTGACAACGTCCGATGGAAAGGTCCGGCGAGTCAATCGCGAGCTGAGCATCCTATTGAAGATGGCAGCCCCCAACTTCCACCGGGAAACTCCCGCCGAAGTGTTGGGGAAGAACAAATGA